One Bos indicus isolate NIAB-ARS_2022 breed Sahiwal x Tharparkar chromosome 10, NIAB-ARS_B.indTharparkar_mat_pri_1.0, whole genome shotgun sequence DNA window includes the following coding sequences:
- the TEP1 gene encoding telomerase protein component 1 isoform X1, translated as MEKFHGYVSTHMDILSLKNRCLATLPDTKMLEKPPGHVSTHSDILSLENRCLATLPDLKTLEKPPGHMSAHSDILSSENRCLATLPDLKTLEKPPGHVSAHSDILSLENRCLATLPDLKTLEKPPGHVSAHSDILSLENRCLATLTILKSTVSISPLLQNLQISHLAQADLCSLNSSNHLLSEHPASRVQYLSEGRGLLTCPRVSKTISAPERVQEAVLGRWSSSGEKKPEEKEWAEAQMPFYRLSLGEEEEVEELALKLTPGDSESHPEPTEQVLQEVKMVLMSFLCSSLVANVNRNDAAYSTQAFLLKVCSEVARFEPEFVLKASLYTRQQLNVRDVANKVLAIAAFLPLCRPYLRRYFCAIVQLPSDWIQVARFYELLCREQEDCLAPLPACLRAAMRDKFSQFDEYQLAKYNPRRHRAKRRPRRPPRPPKEHTFSETQTYLPRFIWHIRGEQRMFETTYGSVSEKKTEQRFTLKKLVRRLHIHEPAQLVQALLGCRYPSNLQAFSRSRLPGPWDSSRAGKRMKLARPETWERELSLRGNKATVWEELIDSGKLPFMAMLRNLRNLLRVGISARHHELVLQRLQHAKTVIHSRQFPFRFLNAHDSINDLEAQLEKKELPFPSNTQLIKQIIIKNTKYGKKHAYSWQFRQPSRRELRTAMMIPVIYEQLKRKKMKIHKARQWKCDREMLARYRQALETAVNLSVKHSLPPLPGRTLLVYLTDASADRILPKSNPQGPPLNYVLLLIAMMMVRTEQVELLLCGGGIVKTAVIKAEEGILKTATELQAQVQKSDESCEQSLTTLGKHLLSLATQRVPVDRVIVFGQTTNEKLINAAKQLFWQHVNPKCLFVGVLLRASYLCTDLNPNDVTLSGCTDGILKFIAERGASRLLEHVGQMDKIFKIPPPPGKTGVQSLRPLEENTPSPLAPVSQLGWRSIRLFISSTFRDMHGERDLLLRSLLPALQARVAPYRISLHAIDLRWGITEEETRQNRQLEVCLGEVENSQLFVGILGSRYGYVPPNYSLPDHPHFCWAQQYPAGRSVTEMEVMQFLNRGLRLQPSAQPLLYFRDSSFLSSVPDAWKSDFISESEEAAHRISELKSYLSRQEGITCRRYRCEWGGVAAGRPYVGGLEEFGQLVLQDVWSMIQKLYLQPGAQPEQPVPIPDDDLVQATFQQLKKPRSPARPRLLQDTVRQLMQHQGRLSLVTGQSGQGKTAFLASLVSALQAPDGATVAPLVFFHFSGARPDHSLALTLLRRLCAYLHSQLEEPSALPSTYRGLVWELQQRLLPKSAQSLRTGQPLVLIVDGADRLVDQRGQLISDWIPKILPRWVHLVLSVSSDSGLGETLEQSQGAHVVALGPLEPSARAQLVREELALYGKRLEESPFNNQMRLLLVKRGSVLPLYLRLVTDHLRLFTLYEQVSERLQTLPATVPLLLQHVLGTLEQEHGPDVLPQALATLEATRSGLTVDQLHGVLSAWRILPRGSKSWEEAVAAGNSGDPYPMGQFAYLVQSLRSLLGEGPLERPGARLCLQDGPLRTAARCRYGKRPELEKTAHLLTAAQLWKTCDPDASGTFRRCPPEALADLPYHLLQSGNRGLLAKFLTSLHVVAAHLELGLTSQLLEAHALYASSVPGEEQKLPEADVAAFHTFLRQQAPILSRYPLLLHQQVANQPLDSPLCRQAPRLSQRQHLQCMLHWLNKPQTLKHQQSSSLSLAVSSSPTAVAFSPNGQRAAVGTANGTVYLLDLRTWQEERSMVSGGDGVSSCSFLSDNALFLTAFDGLLELWDLQHGCRVLQIQAHQYQITGCCLSPDRRLLATVCLGGGLKLWDVVRGQLASQHTCPKPLNCVAFHPEGQVIAVGGWAGSFSFFHVDGLRVTKELGAPGASVRTLAFGVPGRVVAVGRLDRMVELWAWQEGARLAAFPAHQGFVATALFLRSGCQLLTAGEDGKVQVWSGSLGRPRGCLGSPHLSPALSVALSPDGDQVAVGYRADGIRICRISSASQGAQGQALDVAVSALTWLSPKVLVSGAEDGALQGWLLQGGTLQSLWLLSRHRKPVLGLAASQELLAVASEDFTVRLWPRQLLMLPQKTEDFPRSTELRGHEGPVSCCSFSTDGCRLATGGRDRSLLCWDVRTPKAPVLICSFSACHRDWVTGCAWTKDSLLVSCSSDGSVALWDPESRQQLGHFLGHQHAVSAVVAVEEHVVSVGRDGTLKVWDHQGVEMTSIPAHSGPISHCVAALEPRAAGQPGSELLVVTVGLDGATRLWHPLLVFQTHTLLGHSGPVSAAAVSETSGLLLTTSEDGSLRLWQVPKEADDTYRPRSPAAITAVAWAPDGSAAVSGNQAGELTLWQEAKAVVTVQAPGCISALLWYSAHTLIVVSANEKVSEWQVELQKGSTPRNVSLRLNRVLQEDLGFLTSVGLAPDAHSLILAKADLQLLHMKPGDEPSVIWQSYSEDPMMLSTHQDYGVFVLQSMKLQVLPFSGQKELGEFDEFLEFDLNLENPSNTLISVTQAKPGSESSFLCASSDGMLWNLARCTDEGEWITDNIWQKKAEMPSTQSSETESCICTDTYSWSTVTELKTQQRRKIHSGPVTALHVLPELLVTASKDRDVKLWERPSMRLLGLFQCEGAVSCLEPWLGPDSTLQLAVGDTQGNVYFLSWE; from the exons AtggagaaattccatggatacGTGTCTACCCACATGGACATCCTTTCCTTGAAGAACCGGTGCCTGGCCACACTTCCTGACACGAAGATGTTGGAGAAACCACCTGGGCATGTGTCTACTCACTCAGACATCCTCTCCTTGGAGAACCGGTGCCtggccacccttcctgacctgaAGACCTTGGAGAAACCACCTGGGCATATGTCTGCCCACTCAGACATCCTCTCCTCGGAGAACCGGTGCCtggccacccttcctgacctgaAGACCTTGGAGAAGCCACCCGGGCATGTGTCTGCCCACTCAGACATCCTCTCCTTGGAGAACCGGTGCCtggccacccttcctgacctgaAGACCTTGGAGAAGCCACCCGGGCATGTGTCTGCCCACTCAGACATCCTCTCCTTGGAGAATCGGTGCCTGGCCACACTCACCATTTTAAAGAGCACTGTGTCAATCAGCCCCTTGCTCCAGAATCTCCAGATATCTCACTTGGCTCAAGCTGATCTGTGCAGCTTGAACAGCAGCAACCACCTGCTTTCTGAGCATCCAGCCTCGAGGGTGCAGTACCTCTCTGAGGGACGAGGCCTTCTGACCTGCCCCAGGGTCTCGAAAACCATCTCTGCCCCAGAGAGAGTTCAGGAAGCAGTTCTG GGTCGATGGTCATCTTCAGGAGAGAAAAAGCCAGAAGAGAAGGAATGGGCAGAGGCTCAAATGCCTTTTTATAGACTAAGcttgggagaggaggaggaggtggaggagctgGCCTTGAAGCTCACCCCTGGGGACTCTGAATCTCATCCTGAGCCTACTGAACAAGTCCTTCAGGAAGTGAAG ATGGTTCTCATGAGCTTTCTGTGTTCATCGCTGGTGGCAAATGTAAACAGAAATGATGCAGCGTACTCTACCCAGGCTTTCCTCCTCAAAGTCTGTAGCGAAGTTGCCCGCTTTGAGCCTGAATTTGTCCTCAAG GCATCTCTGTACACCAGGCAGCAGCTGAATGTCCGGGATGTGGCCAACAAAGTCTTGGCCATTGCTGCCTTCCTGCCACTCTGCCGCCCCTACCTGCGACGGTACTTCTGTGCCATCGTCCAGTTGCCTTCCGATTGGATCCAGGTAGCCAGGTTCTACGAG CTCCTGTGCAGAGAACAGGAAGACTGTCTCGcacccctgcctgcctgcctgcgtGCTGCGATGAGGGACAAATTTTCCCAGTTTGATGAGTACCAGCTGGCTAAGTACAACCCTCGGAGGCACCGGGCCAAGCGGCGCCCCCGACGGCCACCCCGCCCGCCA AAGGAACATACATTTTCTGAGACACAGACGTATTTGCCAAGGTTCATTTGGCATATTCGAGGTGAACAGAGGATG TTTGAGACAACCTACGGTTCAGTGTCAGAGAAAAAGACTGAGCAAAGGTTCACCCTGAAGAAGTTGGTACGGAGACTGCACATCCATGAGCCTGCACAGCTTGTCCAGGCCCTGCTGGGCTGCAG ATACCCCTCCAACCTACAGGCCTTTTCTCGAAGCCGCCTCCCAGGGCCCTGGGATTCTAGCAGAGCCGGGAAGCGGATGAAGCTCGCTCGACCAGAGACCTGGGAGCGGGAGCTGAGCTTACGGGGAAACAAGGCCACCGTCTGGGAGGAACTCATCG ACAGTGGGAAACTCCCCTTCATGGCCATGCTTCGGAACCTACGTAACCTGCTGAGGGTTGGAATCAGCGCCCGTCACCACGAGCTTGTGCTCCAGAGACTCCAGCATGCT AAGACAGTGATCCACAGTCGGCAGTTTCCATTCAGATTCCTTAATGCTCATGATTCCATCAATGACCTTGAGGCTCAACTCGAAAAGAAAG agttgccatttccttccaacaCACAACTGATAAAGCagataataattaaaaacacaaaatatggCAAGAAGCATGCCTATTCCTGGCAGTTTCGCCAACCAAGCCGTCGGGAACTTCGGACAGCAATGATGATCCCTGTGATATATGAACAGCTCAAGCGGAAGAAGATGAAAATACACAAggccag ACAGTGGAAATGTGACCGTGAGATGCTGGCTCGGTATCGACAGGCCCTGGAGACAGCTGTGAACCTCTCTGTCAAACACAGCCTGCCCCCACTGCCAGGCCGCACCCTCCTGGTCTATCTGACAGATGCCAGTGCAGACAGAATCCTTCCCAAGAGCAACCCACAAGGG CCCCCTCTGAACTATGTGCTGCTGTTGATTGCCATGATGATGGTACGGACGGAGCAGGTGGAGCTTTTGCTGTGTGGAGGGGGCATTGTGAAGACTGCTGTGATTAAGGCAGAGGAAGGCATCCTGAAAACTGCCACCGAACTCCAAGCTCAAGTCCAG AAGTCAGATGAAAGCTGTGAACAGTCCCTGACTACTCTGGGGAAGCACTTGCTGTCTCTGGCTACCCAAAGGGTCCCT GTGGACAGGGTCATTGTCTTTGGCCAGACTACAAATGAGAAACTGATAAATGCAGCCAAACAGCTCTTCTGGCAGCATGTGAATCCCAAGTGCCTCTTTGTTGGTGTTCTCCTAAGGGCAAGTTACCT ATGTACCGATTTGAATCCCAATGATGTGACACTCTCAGGCTGTACTGATGGGATACTGAA GTTCATTGCAGAGCGTGGGGCCTCCCGGCTTCTAGAACATGTAGGCCAAATGGACAAAATATTCAAGATTCCACCACCCCCAGGGAAAACAGGGGTCCAGTCTCTCCGGCCACTGGAAGAGAATACTCCAAGCCCCTTGGCTCCTGTTTCCCAGCTTGG ATGGCGAAGCATCCGGCTTTTCATTTCCTCCACTTTCCGGGACATGCATGGGGAGCGGGACCTGCTGCTGAGGTCCCTGCTGCCAGCACTGCAAGCCCGAGTGGCCCCCTACCGCATCAGCCTTCATGCCATCGACCTGCGCTGGGGCATCACTGAGGAGGAGACCCGTCAGAACAG ACAGCTGGAAGTGTGCCTCGGGGAGGTGGAGAACTCGCAGCTGTTTGTGGGGATCCTGGGCTCCCGCTATGGCTATGTTCCCCCCAACTACAGCCTCCCTGACCATCCTCACTTCTGCTGG GCCCAGCAGTACCCTGCAGGTCGCTCTGTGACAGAGATGGAGGTGATGCAGTTCCTGAATCGGGGCCTCCGTCTGCAGCCTTCTGCTCAGCCTCTCCTCTACTTCCGGGATTCTAGCTTCCTCAG CTCTGTGCCAGATGCCTGGaaatcagactttatttctgaatCTGAAGAGGCTGCCCATCGGATCTCAGAACTGAAGAGCTATCTGAGCAGACAAGAAGGAATCACCTGTCGCAG ATACCGCTGTGAGTGGGGCGGTGTGGCAGCTGGCCGGCCCTATGTCGGGGGGCTGGAGGAGTTTGGGCAGCTGGTTCTGCAGGATGTGTGGAGTATGATCCAGAAGCTTTACCTCCAG CCTGGGGCCCAGCCGGAGCAGCCAGTGCCCATCCCAGATGATGACTTGGTCCAGGCCACCTTTCAGCAGCTAAAGAAGCCGCGGAGTCCTGCCCGACCACGCCTTCTTCAGGACACAGTGCGGCAGCTCATGCAGCACCAGGGGAGGCTGAGCCTGGTGACCGGGCAGTCAGGACAGGGCAAGACCGCCTTCCTG GCATCCCTTGTGTCAGCCCTGCAGGCTCCGGATGGGGCCACGGTGGCCCCCTTAGTCTTCTTCCACTTTTCAGGGGCCCGCCCTGACCACAGTCTTGCCCTCACCCTGCTCAGACGCCTCTGTGCCTATCTGCATAGCCAACTGGAGGAGCCAAGTGCCCTCCCCAGCACCTACCG GGGCCTGGTGTGGGAGCTGCAGCAGAGGCTACTGCCCAAGTCTGCTCAGTCCCTGAGAACTGGCCAGCCTCTGGTGCTGATCGTCGATGGGGCTGACAGGTTGGTGGACCAGCGTGGGCAGCTGATCTCGGACTGGATCCCAAAGATCCTTCCCCGG TGGGTGCACCTAGTGCTGAGCGTGTCCAGTGATTCTGGCCTAGGGGAGACCCTTGAGCAGAGTCAAGGTGCCCACGTGGTGGCCCTGGGGCCTCTGGAGCCATCTGCCCGGGCCCAGCTGGTGCGAGAAGAACTGGCCCTGTATGGGAAGCGGCTGGAGGAGTCACCGTTTAACAACCAG ATGCGGCTGCTGCTGGTGAAGCGGGGGTCAGTGCTGCCGCTCTACTTGCGCTTGGTCACCGATCACCTGAGGCTCTTCACGCTCTACGAGCAG GTTTCCGAAAGGCTCCAGACGCTGCCGGCCACCGTCCCTCTGCTGCTGCAGCACGTCCTGGGCACCTTGGAGCAGGAGCATGGCCCCGACGTCCTTCCCCAAGCCTTGGCCACTCTTGAAGCCACACGCAGCG GTCTGACCGTGGACCAGTTGCATGGAGTGTTGAGTGCATGGCGGATTCTTCCCAGGGGGAGCAAGAGCTGGGAAGAAGCAGTGGCTGCTGGTAACAGTGGGGACCCCTACCCCATGGGCCAATTTGCCTACCTCGTCCAGAGTCTGCGCAG TTTGCTAGGGGAGGGACCCCTGGAGCGCCCTGGTGCCCGGCTCTGTCTCCAGGATGGGCCCCTGAGAACGGCTGCCAGGTGTCGTTACGGGAAGAGGCCAGAGCTGGAGAAGACAGCGCACCTCCTCA CTGCAGCTCAGCTCTGGAAGACGTGTGACCCTGATGCCTCAGGTACCTTCCGAAGGTGCCCTCCAGAAGCCCTGGCAGACCTGCCTTACCACCTG CTCCAGAGCGGGAACCGTGGCCTTCTTGCCAAGTTCCTCACCAGTCTCCATGTGGTGGCTGCACACTTGGAACTGGGTCTGACCTCTCAGCTCCTGGAGGCCCATGCCCTCTATG CTTCCTCAGTCCCTGGCGAGGAACAGAAGCTTCCTGAGGCTGATGTTGCTGCATTTCACACCTTCCTGAGGCAGCAGGCTCCCATCCTCAGCCGGTACCCACTGCTCCTGCACCAGCAGGTAGCCAACCAGCCTCTGGACTCGCCTCTTTGCCGCCAGGCCCCCCGACTCTCCCAGCGACAGCACCTCCAGTGTATGCTGCATTGGCTTAATAAACCTCAGACCCTGAAGCACCAGCAAAG CTCCAGCCTATCCCTGGCAGTTTCCTCCTCCCCAACAGCCGTGGCGTTCTCCCCTAACGGGCAAAGAGCAGCCGTGGGCACTGCCAATGGGACAGTTTACCTTTTGGACCTGAGAACCTGGCAG GAGGAGAGGTCGATGGTGAGTGGCGGTGATGGGGTTTCCTCTTGTTCATTCCTCTCGGACAACGCCCTCTTTCTAACTGCCTTTGATGGGCTCCTGGAGCTCTGGGACCTGCAGCACGGTTGTCG GGTGCTCCAGATCCAAGCTCACCAGTACCAGATCACTGGCTGCTGCCTGAGTCCAGACCGCCGGCTGCTGGCCACCGTGTGCCTGGGTGGAGGCCTGAAG ctGTGGGACGTAGTCCGAGGGCAGCTGGCCTCCCAGCACACCTGTCCCAAGCCCCTGAACTGCGTTGCTTTCCACCCAGAAGGACAGGTGATAGCTGTCGGCGGCTGGGCTGGCAGTTTCAGCTTTTTCCACGTGGATGGGCTCAGAGTCACCAAG GAACTGGGGGCCCCGGGAGCCTCTGTCCGTACCTTGGCCTTCGGTGTGCCCGGGCGGGTTGTGGCTGTGGGCCGGCTGGACAGGATGGTAGAGCTGTGGGCCTGGCAGGAGGGGGCACGGCTGGCTGCCTTCCCTGCCCACCAAGGCTTCGTTGCTACCGCCCTTTTCCTGCGATCTGGGTGCCAGTTACTGACGGCTGGAGAGGACGGCAAG GTTCAGGTGTGGTCCGGGTCTCTGGGTCGGCCCCGTGGGTGCCTTGGTTCCCCCcacctctctcctgccctctccgTGGCTCTCAGCCCAGATGGTGATCAGGTGGCTGTTGGGTACCGAGCAGATGGCATTCGGATCTGCAGAATTTCTTCAG cttcccagggggctcagggtCAAGCGCTCGATGTGGCAGTGTCTGCTCTGACCTGGCTCAGCCCTAAGGTGTTGGTGAGTGGTGCAGAAGATGGGGCCCTGCAGGGCTGGCTGCTCCAGGGGGGCACCCTTCAGTCCCTCTGGCTCTTGTCCAGACACCGGAAGCCTGTGTTGGGACTGGCCGCCTCCCAGGAACTCTTGGCCGTTGCCTCAG AGGACTTCACAGTGCGACTGTGGCCAAGGCAGTTGCTGATGCTTCCACAAAAGACAGAAGACTTTCCTCGTAGCACTGAGCTCCGGGGACACGAGGGCCCTGTAAGCTGCTGCAGCTTCAGCACTGATGGATGCAGGCTGGCCACTGGGGGCAGGGATCGG AGTCTGCTCTGCTGGGATGTGAGAACACCCAAAGCCCCTGTTTTGATTTGCTCCTTCTCTGCCTGTCACCGAGACTGGGTCACTGGCTGTGCCTGGACCAAAGACAGCCTCCTG GTCTCCTGCTCCAGCGATGGTTCTGTGGCCCTGTGGGACCCAGAGTCGAGACAGCAGCTTGGTCACTTCCTGGGTCATCAGCATGCTGTGAGCGCCGTGGTGGCCGTG gaggagcacGTGGTATCCGTGGGCCGAGATGGGACCTTGAAAGTGTGGGACCATCAGGGCGTGGAGATGACCAGCATCCCCGCTCACTCAGGACCCATCAGCCACTGTGTGGCTGCTCTGGAGCCCCGTGCAG CCGGTCAGCCGGGGTCAGAGCTTCTGGTGGTCACTGTTGGATTGGATGGGGCCACACGGTTGTGGCATCCACTCTTG GTGTTTCAAACACACACTCTGCTGGGTCACAGTGGCCCAGTCAGTGCAGCTGCTGTTTCAGAGACCTCAGGCCTCCTGCTGACCACCTCAGAGGATGGCTCCCTACGGCTCTGGCAGGTGCCCAAAGAGGCAG ATGACACATATAGACCTAGGAGTCCTGCAGCcatcactgctgtggcctgggcccCAGACGGTTCTGCAGCAGTGTCCGGGAATCAAGCTGGGGAACTGACCTTGTGGCAGGAAGCTAAGGCTGTGGTCACAGTACAG GCTCCGGGCTGCATCAGTGCTCTGCTCTGGTACTCAGCACACACCTTGATTGTTGTCAGTGCTAATGAAAAAGTCAGCGAGTGGCAAGTGGAACTCCAGAAGGGTTCAACACCCAGAAATGTCAG TCTTCGCCTGAACCGAGTTCTTCAGGAGGACTTAGGTTTCCTGACAAGTGTAGGCCTGGCCCCTGATGCTCACTCCCTCATCTTGGCCAAAGCGGATTTGCAGCTGTTGCACATGAAGCCTGGTGATGAGCCCTCTGTAATCTG